In the Euphorbia lathyris chromosome 5, ddEupLath1.1, whole genome shotgun sequence genome, one interval contains:
- the LOC136230024 gene encoding protein HEAT INTOLERANT 4-like, producing MRKGTKRTRVQKEKEEAVASSSQPQNNKKQKSTKPPARAKNVASKPQPEPQYFEDKRNLEDLWKEVFPVGTEWDQLEGLYQFNWNFSNLEDAFEEGGVLHGKKVFLFGCTEPQLVPFNNDQKVICIPIVVAIVSPFPPSDKMGINSVQMEVEEIVPMKKMKMDWVPYIPLENRDSQVDRLKSQIFILSCTQRKSALRHLKIERVKKFEYCLPYFYNPLKQDDLEQSTEVQILFPSETKPVFCEFDWEMDELEEFTDNLIADEALSEDQKDAFKEFVKEKVREAKKANKEAREARKKAVEEMSEETRKSFESMRFYKFYPVRTPDTPDVSQVKASYINRYYGKAHEVL from the exons ATGAGGAAAGGAACGAAGAGAACCAGAGTccagaaagagaaagaagaagcagttgcttcttcttctcagcCTCAGAAtaacaagaagcagaaatccacCAAACCCCCTGCTCGAGCTAAGAATGTTGCCTCCAAACCTCAGCCTGAACCCCAATACTTCGAGGACAAGAGGAACTTG GAGGATCTATGGAAAGAAGTGTTTCCTGTTGGGACAGAG TGGGATCAATTGGAAGGGCTCTACCAATTCAACTGGAATTTCTCTAACCTGGAA GATGCATTTGAAGAGGGAGGAGTTTTGCATGGAAAAAAAGTGTTCTTGTTTGGTTGCACAGAGC CTCAATTGGTCCCTTTCAAtaatgatcagaaagtaatttGTATACCTATAGTGGTGGCG ATTGTGTCTCCTTTTCCCCCTTCTGATAAAATGGGCATAAACTCTGTTCagatggaggttgaagaaataGTTCccatgaaaaaaatgaaaatggacTGGGTTCCGTATATTCCTCTGGAGAATAG GGACAGCCAGGTTGATAGACTGAAATCTCAGATCTTTATTTTGAGCTGCACCCAAAGAAA GTCTGCTCTGAGGCATCTAAAGATAGAACGTGTTAAGAAATTTGAGTACTGCCTGCCTT ACTTCTACAATCCCTTGAAGCAAGATGATCTTGAGCAGAGCACTGAAGTTCAAATTCTTTTTCcatcagaaacaaagccc GTTTTTTGTGAATTTGATTGGGAGATGGATGAGCTTGAG GAGTTCACTGATAATCTGATTGCTGATGAGGCATTATCTGAAGATCAAAAGGATGCCTTTAAG GAGTTTGTCAAAGAGAAGGTTCGAGAAGCAAAGAAGGCAAATAAGGAG GCAAGGGAAGCCAGGAAGAAAGCTGTGGAAGAAATGAGTGAGGAAACCAGAAAGTCATTTGAGAGTATGAGATTTTACAAATTCTATCCTGTGAGAACACCAGATACACCTGATGTATCACAAGTGAAG GCTAGTTACATAAACAGGTATTACGGTAAAGCTCACGAGGTACTGTGA
- the LOC136231287 gene encoding uncharacterized protein, translated as MRMEKVLLKRGEGKLEKQFRMNCMGCGLFVCYRAEDLEFTSFIYVIDGALSTVAAETNPQSRIEELSSIGENITQIDEILGGSSSYGREYLVGKIGTIKKTKVYRSVESSTTMSKDLMSEDAKEQFKMEIREEIIDEVKNELSAHLEFLVQKLSLMNPSQSEFRCLFK; from the exons ATGAGGATGGAAAAAGTTCTCTTGAAAAG GGGTGAAGGGAAATTGGAGAAGCAATTTCGCATGAACTGTATGGGCTGTGGCCTCTTTGTTTGCTATCGTGCAGAAGATCTGGAGTTCACTTCGTTTATATACGTTATCGATGGTGCACTCAGTACAGTTGCTGCTGAAACAAATCCTCAG tCAAGGATTGAAGAGTTGTCATCTATTGGGGAAAACATTACGCAGATTGATGAAATACTTGGAGGCTCATCATCTTATGGTCGTGAATATCTAGTTGGCAAAATAGGCACCATAAAGAAAACAAAAGTTTATAGGAGTGTCGAATCTTCAACTACTATGAGTAAGGACCTCATGTCTGAAGATGCAAAAGAACAATTCAAAATGGAAATCAGAGAGGAAATCATAGATGAAGTGAAGAATGAACTATCAGCTCATCTTGAATTTCTTGTACAAAAGTTGAGTCTTATGAACCCATCACAATCTGAATTTAGATGTTTGTTCAAATGA